The Quercus robur chromosome 7, dhQueRobu3.1, whole genome shotgun sequence genome has a segment encoding these proteins:
- the LOC126693136 gene encoding probable lysophospholipase BODYGUARD 4 isoform X2, protein MTTPPVFSAKWLIKSSGKLITVIVFLILDFLDNFFCIIFRILDECFEGKASPCYCEKKGELVGDVSETLYGRKNVFREMGFLGFARIWENSKKRGGVVGGEVVVNRWSDCGCESCVSWMKDGDHQKLHVVVREPSKATIDDCKVKPTENVIFLHGFLCSSSFWTETVFPYISEPKNRNYRLFAVDLLGFGRSPKPRDCSYTLKDHIEMIEKSVIYPFALDSFHLVGHSMGCIIALALAAKHSNSVKSITLVAPPFFPTKDGGSSIALNKLAEKSLWPPLLFGSSVMTWYEHLGRCVCFLICRNHRTWEKMLKLITGKRDLHFSAMDLTRHTHHSGWHTMHNVICGGATVLDSYLTVLVKAGTKICIIHGDRDQVVPIECTNNIKMKAPHSEVNILKNADHSSVIFGREKEFARYLEHIW, encoded by the exons ATGACTACTCCACCAGTTTTCTCAGCGAAATGGCTAATAAAATCTTCTGGAAAACTCATCACAGTCATCGTTTTCCTCATCCTTGATTttcttgacaattttttttgcataatatTTAGGATTCTTGATGAGTGCTTTGAAGGGAAGGCCTCTCCATGTTACTGTGAAAAGAAAGGAGAACTGGTTGGTGATGTGTCAGAAACTTTGTATGGGAGGAAAAACGTTTTCAGGGAAATGGGGTTTCTTGGGTTCGCAAGAATATGGGAGAATTCCAAGAAAAGAGGAGGTGTTGTTGGTGGAGAAGTGGTGGTCAATAGATGGTCTGATTGTGGGTGTGAATCCTGTGTTTCTTGGATGAAGGATGGTGATCATCAAAAGCTTCATGTTGTTGTGAGGGAGCCTTCAAAAG CGACCATTGACGATTGCAAGGTAAAACCAACTGAGAATGTGATATTCTTGCATGGATTCCTTTGCTCCTCCTCATTTTGGACAGAAACAGTGTTTCCATATATTTCTGAACCCAAAAACCGCAATTATAGGCTGTTTGCTGTTGACCTTCTGGGATTTGGAAGAAGCCCAAAGCCAAGGGATTGTTCATACACTTTGAAAGATCATATTGAAATGATTGAAAAATCTGTGATCTATCCATTTGCATTGGATTCATTTCATTTAGTTGGCCATTCCATGGGATGTATAATTGCGCTAGCCTTAGCTGCAAAGCACTCAAACTCAGTAAAATCGATCACCCTTGTAGCACCT CCTTTCTTTCCTACTAAAGATGGAGGAAGTTCAATTGCGCTTAATAAACTTGCCGAAAAGAGTTTGTGGCCGCCATTGTTGTTTGGTTCATCGGTTATGACATGGTATGAGCACTTGGGTCGATGTGTTTGTTTTCTGATTTGCCGAAACCACAGGACATGGGAGAAAATGTTGAAGCTAATTACTGGGAAAAG GGATCTCCATTTCTCTGCGATGGATTTGACCAGACACACCCATCATTCAGGTTGGCATACCATGCATAATGTGATATGTGGTGGAGCAACAGTCTTGGATAGCTACCTCACAGTTTTGGTCAAGGCCGGCACGAAAATTTGTATTATTCATGGTGATAGGGACCAGGTTGTCCCAATAGAATGCACCAACAACATCAAGATGAAAGCTCCTCATTCAGAGGTTAATATCCTTAAAAATGCTGACCATAGCTCTGTAATCTTTGGTAGAGAGAAGGAATTTGCTCGATATCTAGAGCATATATGGTAA
- the LOC126693136 gene encoding probable lysophospholipase BODYGUARD 4 isoform X1 — translation MTTPPVFSAKWLIKSSGKLITVIVFLILDFLDNFFCIIFRILDECFEGKASPCYCEKKGELVGDVSETLYGRKNVFREMGFLGFARIWENSKKRGGVVGGEVVVNRWSDCGCESCVSWMKDGDHQKLHVVVREPSKALCLTATIDDCKVKPTENVIFLHGFLCSSSFWTETVFPYISEPKNRNYRLFAVDLLGFGRSPKPRDCSYTLKDHIEMIEKSVIYPFALDSFHLVGHSMGCIIALALAAKHSNSVKSITLVAPPFFPTKDGGSSIALNKLAEKSLWPPLLFGSSVMTWYEHLGRCVCFLICRNHRTWEKMLKLITGKRDLHFSAMDLTRHTHHSGWHTMHNVICGGATVLDSYLTVLVKAGTKICIIHGDRDQVVPIECTNNIKMKAPHSEVNILKNADHSSVIFGREKEFARYLEHIW, via the exons ATGACTACTCCACCAGTTTTCTCAGCGAAATGGCTAATAAAATCTTCTGGAAAACTCATCACAGTCATCGTTTTCCTCATCCTTGATTttcttgacaattttttttgcataatatTTAGGATTCTTGATGAGTGCTTTGAAGGGAAGGCCTCTCCATGTTACTGTGAAAAGAAAGGAGAACTGGTTGGTGATGTGTCAGAAACTTTGTATGGGAGGAAAAACGTTTTCAGGGAAATGGGGTTTCTTGGGTTCGCAAGAATATGGGAGAATTCCAAGAAAAGAGGAGGTGTTGTTGGTGGAGAAGTGGTGGTCAATAGATGGTCTGATTGTGGGTGTGAATCCTGTGTTTCTTGGATGAAGGATGGTGATCATCAAAAGCTTCATGTTGTTGTGAGGGAGCCTTCAAAAG CTTTATGTTTGACAGCGACCATTGACGATTGCAAGGTAAAACCAACTGAGAATGTGATATTCTTGCATGGATTCCTTTGCTCCTCCTCATTTTGGACAGAAACAGTGTTTCCATATATTTCTGAACCCAAAAACCGCAATTATAGGCTGTTTGCTGTTGACCTTCTGGGATTTGGAAGAAGCCCAAAGCCAAGGGATTGTTCATACACTTTGAAAGATCATATTGAAATGATTGAAAAATCTGTGATCTATCCATTTGCATTGGATTCATTTCATTTAGTTGGCCATTCCATGGGATGTATAATTGCGCTAGCCTTAGCTGCAAAGCACTCAAACTCAGTAAAATCGATCACCCTTGTAGCACCT CCTTTCTTTCCTACTAAAGATGGAGGAAGTTCAATTGCGCTTAATAAACTTGCCGAAAAGAGTTTGTGGCCGCCATTGTTGTTTGGTTCATCGGTTATGACATGGTATGAGCACTTGGGTCGATGTGTTTGTTTTCTGATTTGCCGAAACCACAGGACATGGGAGAAAATGTTGAAGCTAATTACTGGGAAAAG GGATCTCCATTTCTCTGCGATGGATTTGACCAGACACACCCATCATTCAGGTTGGCATACCATGCATAATGTGATATGTGGTGGAGCAACAGTCTTGGATAGCTACCTCACAGTTTTGGTCAAGGCCGGCACGAAAATTTGTATTATTCATGGTGATAGGGACCAGGTTGTCCCAATAGAATGCACCAACAACATCAAGATGAAAGCTCCTCATTCAGAGGTTAATATCCTTAAAAATGCTGACCATAGCTCTGTAATCTTTGGTAGAGAGAAGGAATTTGCTCGATATCTAGAGCATATATGGTAA